A genomic stretch from Leptotrichia sp. HSP-536 includes:
- a CDS encoding lysozyme inhibitor LprI family protein: MRIKINAPASSNIKEENYETGMVQRMEAIKKEVQPALNSGVTADMNDAIQKLGESWETEMRKIYDLLLSELPEKEKVELQKEQEEWIKKIKDEITKDTKESEGGTIEILNTSGTTLGNTEKRALELAKRYDQRHKK, from the coding sequence ATGAGAATAAAAATTAATGCACCAGCCAGTTCAAACATAAAAGAAGAAAATTATGAAACTGGAATGGTACAAAGAATGGAAGCTATAAAAAAGGAAGTACAACCAGCCTTGAATTCAGGAGTTACAGCAGATATGAATGATGCGATTCAAAAATTAGGTGAATCATGGGAAACAGAAATGAGAAAAATTTATGATTTACTTTTATCAGAATTGCCAGAAAAAGAAAAAGTAGAGTTACAAAAGGAACAGGAAGAATGGATAAAAAAAATTAAAGATGAAATTACAAAGGATACTAAGGAATCAGAAGGTGGAACGATAGAGATACTAAATACTTCTGGAACTACATTAGGAAATACAGAAAAGAGAGCTTTGGAATTGGCCAAAAGATATGATCAGAGACATAAAAAATAA
- the tilS gene encoding tRNA lysidine(34) synthetase TilS, producing MEKEKIKKIKKKFLAESKKIIKNNLISENNKILIAFSGGPDSVFLYDFLNFLETKRKIELSLVYVNHNLRYDVENDLQFVKKFAEENNINYYIENVNVNEYAIKNKKSIELAARELRYEAIENIRKMINYDKVATGHNLDDNVETFIFRLLRGTSLNGLRSIPKIRENIIRPILEFEKSEILDFLKSENQKYIIDYTNNENDYTRNFIRNKIFPDFDKINPSFRQKIHMLIKEINEREFENIKSNTQNKITEKKEILKQNRITKKDNLVLFLRENKVEISRKKINQIFKSFFDENGNLKNEGSKEFYLGENKILKNEYGKLEIDKKNFENGSWDSENEKIKNSFKKFDFLKENQSIEWYNYKIIFYKNINDFKNHFVNDGNINYIFFKLVDNIQNKKIVVRSRKDGDKIFIKNLGHKKVKKILIDEKIAKWERDFIPIIELESLKNEYSKLECENQSVKEKLILAVSDIKFSKFLEKINKNDIKTLESNSEILIIGRKNGR from the coding sequence ATGGAAAAAGAAAAAATAAAAAAAATCAAAAAGAAATTTTTGGCAGAATCAAAAAAAATAATAAAAAATAATCTAATTTCTGAAAACAATAAAATTTTAATTGCATTTTCAGGTGGTCCAGATTCCGTTTTTCTATATGATTTTCTTAATTTTCTGGAAACAAAACGTAAAATAGAACTTTCACTTGTGTATGTCAATCACAATTTACGTTATGATGTGGAAAATGACTTACAGTTTGTAAAAAAATTTGCAGAAGAAAATAATATTAATTATTATATTGAAAATGTAAATGTAAATGAATATGCAATAAAAAATAAAAAATCTATTGAACTGGCGGCAAGAGAGCTTCGATATGAAGCGATTGAAAATATTAGAAAAATGATAAATTATGATAAAGTTGCGACTGGACATAATTTGGATGACAATGTGGAAACGTTTATTTTTAGACTTTTAAGAGGAACTTCACTGAATGGATTGAGAAGCATTCCTAAAATACGGGAAAATATAATAAGACCGATACTGGAATTTGAGAAAAGTGAAATTTTAGATTTTTTAAAAAGTGAAAATCAGAAATATATAATTGATTATACAAATAATGAAAATGATTATACAAGAAATTTTATCCGAAATAAAATTTTTCCTGATTTTGATAAAATTAATCCAAGCTTTAGGCAAAAAATTCATATGCTAATTAAAGAAATTAATGAAAGAGAATTTGAGAATATCAAATCTAATACTCAGAATAAAATTACAGAAAAAAAAGAAATTTTGAAACAAAATAGAATAACTAAAAAAGATAATTTGGTTTTATTTTTAAGAGAAAATAAAGTTGAAATTTCAAGAAAAAAGATTAATCAGATTTTTAAAAGTTTTTTTGATGAAAATGGCAATTTGAAAAACGAAGGTTCAAAAGAGTTCTATCTAGGTGAAAATAAGATTTTGAAAAATGAATATGGTAAACTTGAGATTGATAAAAAAAATTTTGAAAATGGAAGCTGGGATTCAGAAAATGAGAAAATAAAAAATTCGTTTAAGAAATTTGATTTTTTAAAGGAAAATCAAAGTATCGAGTGGTATAATTACAAGATAATATTTTATAAAAATATTAATGATTTTAAAAATCATTTTGTGAATGATGGGAATATTAATTATATATTTTTCAAGCTTGTTGACAATATACAAAATAAAAAAATTGTTGTAAGGAGTAGAAAAGATGGAGATAAGATTTTTATAAAAAATTTGGGACATAAAAAAGTTAAGAAAATTTTGATTGATGAAAAAATTGCAAAATGGGAAAGAGATTTTATTCCGATTATCGAATTAGAAAGTTTAAAAAATGAGTACAGTAAGCTGGAATGCGAAAATCAAAGTGTGAAAGAAAAACTAATTTTAGCAGTTTCGGATATAAAATTTTCAAAATTTTTGGAAAAAATTAATAAAAATGATATAAAAACATTAGAAAGTAACAGTGAAATATTAATAATTGGGAGGAAAAATGGCAGATAG
- the mltG gene encoding endolytic transglycosylase MltG produces MKNTLKVIYAIIFLILFMLLSFFYNLFVVKKNYKNVNINVKKGTTFIQIYKDLKLRYGIVDRIYLKLNGGNIRLKVGTYKFNGKFSKYEIIRKIKSSETNGVRLTIPEGFTSRQVFARMDALELGSKEEIEEVLKDIDFPYPHPNNNFEGYFYPETYIFPENVTTKQVIQTMLNEFLKKFPPEKYPDKQKFYDNLKLASIVEAEVSDMVDKPKVAGIFIKRLEIGMKLESDATLKYELGRQAKRGELKSQNTLYNSYKVKGLPPTPIGNPPIETFRAVLNAEKTDNLFFFTHKGKTYYSKTHEEHLKKRRESGQLK; encoded by the coding sequence ATGAAAAACACACTAAAAGTTATTTATGCTATAATATTTTTGATATTATTTATGCTTTTATCATTTTTTTATAATTTATTTGTTGTAAAGAAAAATTATAAAAACGTTAATATCAATGTAAAAAAAGGCACAACATTTATACAAATTTATAAAGATTTAAAGTTACGTTATGGGATTGTGGATAGGATATATCTAAAATTAAATGGCGGAAATATAAGATTAAAAGTCGGAACTTATAAATTTAATGGAAAATTTTCAAAATATGAAATTATCAGGAAAATTAAAAGTAGTGAGACTAATGGAGTTAGATTGACAATTCCAGAAGGATTTACTTCAAGGCAGGTATTTGCACGGATGGATGCACTGGAATTGGGTTCTAAGGAAGAGATTGAAGAAGTGTTAAAAGATATCGATTTTCCGTATCCGCATCCAAATAATAATTTTGAAGGTTATTTTTATCCAGAAACTTATATTTTTCCTGAAAATGTAACGACAAAGCAAGTTATTCAAACAATGTTAAATGAATTTTTGAAAAAATTTCCACCTGAAAAATATCCTGATAAACAAAAATTTTATGATAATCTGAAATTGGCGTCAATCGTGGAAGCTGAAGTTTCAGATATGGTGGATAAACCAAAAGTAGCTGGAATATTTATAAAAAGGCTGGAAATTGGAATGAAACTGGAATCTGATGCAACTCTGAAATATGAATTGGGCAGACAAGCTAAAAGAGGTGAATTAAAATCGCAAAATACTCTCTATAATTCATACAAAGTAAAAGGATTGCCGCCAACTCCGATTGGCAACCCGCCGATAGAAACTTTCCGAGCAGTTTTAAATGCGGAAAAAACGGACAATTTATTTTTCTTTACACATAAAGGAAAAACTTATTATTCAAAAACGCATGAAGAACATTTGAAAAAACGTCGTGAAAGTGGACAATTAAAATAA
- a CDS encoding DNA-3-methyladenine glycosylase, whose amino-acid sequence MQIQKIKEFFKQDTILLAKKLLGKLILIKKDGKILGGYIVETEAYLGTEDKACHSFEGKRTPKIEALFGEAGTVYIYTMHTHKMLNIVSCEKGNPQAVLIRGIEPVINVERMIENRGKEGVLVSNGPGKLTKAMGISDGFNMSKIYEIEKNLGMKSCKLGYNIQMMKENVIYIDFENSKISKKIETSSRIGIPNKGVWTDKKLRYFVNGNKYVSKMKKSEYDNNCWK is encoded by the coding sequence ATGCAAATACAAAAAATAAAAGAATTTTTTAAGCAAGATACAATTTTACTTGCAAAAAAATTACTTGGGAAATTGATATTAATTAAAAAAGATGGGAAAATACTAGGAGGCTATATTGTGGAAACGGAAGCGTATTTAGGAACTGAAGATAAAGCCTGTCATAGTTTTGAGGGGAAAAGAACACCTAAAATTGAGGCTTTATTCGGAGAAGCAGGAACAGTTTATATCTATACAATGCACACTCATAAAATGCTAAATATCGTCAGTTGTGAAAAAGGTAATCCGCAGGCAGTGCTAATTAGAGGAATCGAACCTGTAATTAATGTTGAAAGAATGATAGAAAATAGAGGGAAAGAAGGTGTTCTAGTAAGCAATGGACCAGGAAAATTGACAAAAGCTATGGGGATTAGTGATGGGTTTAATATGAGTAAGATCTATGAAATTGAGAAAAATTTGGGAATGAAATCATGCAAATTAGGCTATAATATTCAAATGATGAAAGAAAATGTGATTTATATTGATTTTGAGAATAGCAAAATTTCTAAAAAGATAGAAACTTCATCAAGAATAGGAATTCCAAATAAAGGTGTGTGGACGGATAAGAAACTTCGATATTTTGTGAATGGAAATAAATATGTTTCCAAAATGAAGAAATCAGAATACGATAATAATTGCTGGAAATAA
- the hpf gene encoding ribosome hibernation-promoting factor, HPF/YfiA family: MKIIISGKQLKITDAIKNYTEEKISRISKYSDAITEIDVVLTVEDTKSEGPVHKADGLVFASGTKIKIEAENKDLYAAIDDLSDRLERQVRKYKERQKDHNKKGTR; this comes from the coding sequence ATGAAAATCATTATTAGCGGAAAACAACTTAAAATTACAGATGCAATTAAAAACTATACTGAAGAAAAAATAAGCAGAATTTCTAAGTATTCGGATGCTATCACAGAAATCGATGTTGTTCTGACAGTCGAAGATACAAAATCTGAAGGTCCAGTTCACAAAGCTGACGGATTAGTTTTTGCAAGTGGTACAAAAATAAAAATAGAAGCTGAAAATAAAGACTTATACGCAGCAATTGATGACTTATCTGACAGATTGGAAAGACAAGTTAGAAAATATAAAGAAAGACAAAAGGATCATAATAAAAAAGGTACTCGTTAA
- a CDS encoding NUDIX hydrolase, with the protein MKDKEKLEKKQEEERWLNWAIELQSLAQAGLAYGKDKFDIERFERIREISAEMVAHKTDISVEKVKNLFCNEVGYQTPKIDTRAAIFENNKILLIQESNRKWALPGGWADVHLSVKENVLKEVKEEAGIEAIAEMIVALLDVTKNQGKTIPYGITKIFVLCEYVSGKFEKNIETIDSRYFGINELPELATNKTTVEQIQMCFEANENRGNWKVIFD; encoded by the coding sequence ATGAAGGATAAAGAAAAATTAGAGAAAAAACAGGAAGAAGAGAGATGGCTAAATTGGGCGATCGAATTGCAAAGTCTGGCTCAGGCGGGACTAGCTTATGGGAAGGATAAGTTTGATATTGAGCGATTTGAGAGAATAAGGGAGATTTCGGCGGAAATGGTGGCTCATAAAACTGATATTTCAGTGGAAAAGGTAAAAAATCTGTTTTGCAATGAAGTTGGGTATCAGACGCCTAAAATTGATACGAGAGCTGCGATTTTTGAAAATAATAAGATTTTATTGATTCAGGAAAGTAATAGGAAATGGGCATTGCCAGGAGGCTGGGCAGATGTTCACCTTTCGGTTAAGGAAAATGTGTTGAAGGAAGTTAAGGAGGAAGCTGGGATTGAAGCTATTGCAGAAATGATTGTAGCCTTGCTGGATGTAACAAAAAATCAAGGGAAAACAATTCCTTATGGTATAACAAAAATTTTTGTATTGTGTGAATATGTTAGCGGGAAATTTGAAAAGAATATAGAAACGATTGACAGCAGATATTTTGGAATTAATGAATTGCCAGAACTTGCGACTAATAAAACTACAGTTGAGCAGATACAGATGTGTTTTGAGGCAAATGAGAATAGAGGAAATTGGAAAGTGATTTTTGATTAA
- a CDS encoding restriction endonuclease subunit S codes for MARELEEVKWEKFKLGDLFRIKSNLQLNKNSFVFSENGEYPYFTRTVFNNGILGNVHYLDEEHKLKGNCLAVGMIAMRFFYMDKDFYAGQFTKRAIPIGFSLNSRLANYFITVLNKKSKIFQSSLVRNFEKVFKNEEVKLPVKNDGSIDFEFMTSFISELEARQISELEAYLVTTGLSDYVLTSEEEKFLEIFRENEVKWKKFKIGDLFEVNSYKKRFDANKVNILEEGHPYVVRTALNNGIRGYLKEDEEFLNEGNTISFGQDTATMFYQEKSYFTGDKIKIIKSKYKEFNKLNSHFFVSAMSKSFSTFAWGSSSFSISIIENQEIYLPIKNNEINFEFMETLISAIQKEIIKDVVLYTDKKIKATKKVVSNK; via the coding sequence TTGGCTAGGGAATTAGAAGAAGTTAAGTGGGAAAAGTTTAAATTAGGAGATTTATTTAGAATTAAGTCTAATTTACAATTAAATAAAAATAGTTTTGTATTTTCTGAAAATGGAGAATATCCTTATTTCACAAGAACAGTTTTCAATAATGGAATTTTAGGAAATGTACATTATTTAGATGAAGAACATAAGTTAAAGGGAAATTGTTTAGCAGTTGGAATGATAGCAATGCGATTTTTCTATATGGATAAAGATTTTTACGCTGGACAATTTACTAAGAGAGCTATACCTATTGGTTTTTCATTGAATAGTAGATTAGCTAATTATTTTATCACAGTATTAAATAAAAAATCTAAAATTTTTCAATCAAGTTTAGTAAGAAATTTTGAAAAGGTATTTAAAAATGAAGAAGTAAAATTGCCTGTCAAAAATGACGGCTCAATTGATTTTGAGTTCATGACGAGCTTTATATCCGAGCTGGAGGCTCGTCAAATATCCGAGCTGGAGGCTTACTTAGTAACTACAGGATTATCAGACTATGTCCTAACCTCTGAAGAGGAGAAATTTTTGGAAATTTTTAGAGAAAATGAAGTTAAATGGAAAAAGTTTAAAATAGGAGATTTATTTGAAGTAAATTCTTATAAAAAAAGATTTGATGCAAATAAAGTTAATATTTTAGAAGAAGGACATCCTTATGTTGTTAGAACAGCATTGAATAATGGAATTCGTGGTTATCTAAAAGAAGATGAAGAATTCTTGAATGAAGGAAATACAATTTCATTTGGTCAAGATACTGCAACAATGTTTTATCAAGAAAAATCGTATTTTACAGGAGATAAAATAAAAATTATAAAGTCTAAATACAAAGAGTTTAATAAATTAAATTCCCATTTTTTTGTAAGTGCAATGTCGAAATCTTTTAGTACATTTGCTTGGGGGAGTTCAAGTTTTAGTATAAGTATTATCGAAAATCAGGAAATATATTTGCCTATAAAAAATAATGAAATTAATTTTGAATTTATGGAAACATTAATTTCTGCAATTCAAAAAGAGATTATAAAAGATGTTGTTTTGTATACTGATAAAAAAATTAAAGCGACAAAAAAAGTAGTATCAAATAAATAA
- a CDS encoding HsdM family class I SAM-dependent methyltransferase — protein sequence MWDFATGSAGLLIAAMNEMINDTKNTLMNEMINDTKNTLNSPEEIYEKERKIKSEQLLGLELLPSIYMLAILNMIMMGDGSSNILNKNSLTDFDGEYGFIKKDEKFPATAFVLNPPYSAEGNGMIFVEKALNMMNKGYAAIIIQNSAGSGKAKEINKRILKNNTLLASIKMPIDLFIGKSSVQTNIYVFKVGERHEKDEMVKFIDFSDDGYTRTNRKKAKNNLKDTNNAKGRYEELINLVRFGKSKLNIFTEKEYYEDTIDPESGTDWNKSAPIDTKPTLEDFKKTVRDYLAWEVSNLLKKENKEDDELGK from the coding sequence GTGTGGGACTTTGCAACAGGCTCTGCGGGTCTTTTAATTGCTGCAATGAATGAAATGATAAACGATACTAAAAATACGCTAATGAATGAAATGATAAACGATACTAAAAATACGCTTAATTCACCTGAAGAAATATACGAAAAGGAAAGAAAAATAAAATCTGAGCAACTTTTAGGACTGGAATTGCTACCGAGCATTTATATGCTTGCTATTCTGAATATGATTATGATGGGAGACGGAAGTTCTAATATTTTAAATAAAAATTCATTAACAGATTTTGATGGAGAATATGGATTTATAAAAAAAGATGAAAAATTTCCTGCAACAGCATTTGTTTTAAATCCACCGTATTCAGCAGAAGGAAATGGCATGATTTTTGTTGAGAAAGCATTAAACATGATGAATAAAGGATATGCTGCGATTATTATTCAAAATTCAGCAGGAAGTGGAAAAGCAAAAGAAATAAATAAAAGAATACTAAAAAATAATACATTGCTAGCAAGTATAAAAATGCCAATTGATTTATTCATTGGAAAATCAAGCGTTCAAACTAATATTTACGTTTTTAAAGTTGGAGAACGACATGAAAAAGATGAGATGGTAAAATTTATAGACTTTAGTGATGACGGTTACACTAGAACAAACCGTAAAAAAGCAAAAAATAACTTAAAAGACACAAATAACGCAAAAGGCAGATATGAAGAACTAATAAATTTAGTTCGTTTTGGAAAATCAAAATTAAATATTTTTACAGAAAAAGAATACTACGAAGACACTATTGATCCAGAAAGTGGTACAGATTGGAACAAATCAGCTCCAATAGACACAAAACCGACATTGGAAGATTTTAAAAAGACGGTTCGAGATTATTTAGCTTGGGAAGTATCAAATCTTTTGAAAAAAGAAAATAAAGAAGATGATGAACTGGGAAAATAG
- a CDS encoding phosphopentomutase gives MKKIERITLIVLDSVGAGELPDANLFDDCGSNTLGNMAKAYGGMSLPNMGKLGLGNITEIEGTPAVKSAEGAYGRAIEVSHGKDSTTGHWEIAGVPLERPFPNYQNGFSDEVIKEFEKKTGRKVMLNKPISGTVAIDQYGEEQIKTGNWIVYGSADPVFQVAANEEIIPLEELYKACEIALEICNEKSPVARVIARPYVGKKVGEFKRTANRHDFSIDPPKESMLERLEKAGLDVVGIGKTSDLFNGKGITDNRKANQDNLDGIKKTIAALKENTKGLIFTNLVDFDAVYGHRRNVEGYVKALIEFDNWLPEIEKNLKDDEILIITADHGNDPTYKGTDHTREYIPIMICGKNVKKNVNIGTRKTFADIAATVEEILLGTEKEGSFAKEILED, from the coding sequence ATGAAAAAAATAGAAAGAATTACATTAATTGTACTAGACAGTGTTGGGGCAGGGGAATTGCCTGATGCAAATTTATTTGATGACTGTGGGTCAAATACTTTAGGAAATATGGCAAAAGCTTATGGTGGAATGAGTTTACCCAATATGGGTAAATTGGGTCTTGGAAATATTACTGAGATTGAAGGAACACCTGCTGTTAAAAGTGCAGAAGGGGCATATGGAAGAGCTATTGAAGTATCACATGGAAAAGATTCCACAACTGGACACTGGGAAATTGCTGGTGTACCATTGGAAAGACCATTTCCAAATTACCAAAATGGATTTTCAGATGAGGTTATAAAAGAATTTGAAAAAAAAACTGGAAGAAAAGTTATGTTAAATAAACCAATTTCAGGGACTGTCGCAATTGACCAATATGGAGAAGAACAAATAAAAACTGGGAATTGGATAGTTTATGGTTCAGCAGATCCTGTATTCCAAGTTGCTGCAAATGAAGAAATTATACCATTGGAAGAACTTTACAAAGCATGTGAAATTGCACTTGAAATTTGTAACGAAAAATCACCTGTGGCAAGAGTAATTGCAAGACCTTATGTTGGTAAGAAAGTTGGAGAATTTAAGAGAACTGCAAATAGACACGACTTTTCAATTGATCCTCCAAAAGAAAGCATGCTTGAAAGATTAGAAAAAGCTGGACTTGATGTAGTTGGAATTGGAAAAACGAGCGACTTGTTTAATGGAAAAGGAATTACAGATAACAGAAAAGCTAATCAGGATAATTTGGATGGAATTAAGAAAACAATAGCTGCATTGAAGGAAAATACAAAAGGACTAATTTTTACAAATTTAGTTGACTTTGATGCAGTTTATGGGCATAGAAGAAATGTCGAAGGATATGTGAAGGCTCTAATCGAATTTGATAACTGGCTACCTGAAATTGAGAAAAACTTGAAAGATGATGAAATTCTGATTATCACAGCTGATCACGGAAACGATCCTACATACAAAGGAACAGACCATACGAGAGAATATATACCTATTATGATTTGTGGTAAAAATGTTAAGAAGAATGTAAATATTGGAACAAGAAAAACTTTTGCTGATATTGCGGCAACTGTGGAAGAGATTTTGTTGGGGACAGAGAAAGAGGGGAGTTTTGCGAAGGAAATTTTGGAGGATTAA
- a CDS encoding DKNYY domain-containing protein, translating to MVKKIAKITLFLILLNVGFAFPNNTYRKEKNKVYFSSDSEIKEADYNTFVELGNYYAKDKNFGYWRGEKIEGSDGKSFDILSKEMLNSYDEYAKDKNYVYYENKVLERANPKTIEWIRDYFLKDDKGIFWGTKKIENIKVKNFKKLGFYYWKNNNEIYYKDKKIENVDNQSFQILNKNYAKDKNNIYYKENIIKDVDIKTFENFFDVKKRNYIDEKVQYYRDKNNIYYEGKKLDVDRKTFEVLNERYSKDKNYLYYNNEIVKGLDIKTFKIVSQDSEKINFFKDKNHLYNEYAEIMENIDAKTFEILKDEKYKDKNGIYRYVSNRFYIDFESMDSKSYEKLGGAYVKYKNNIYWSNDRIKNADVNSFKILDDNMSYAKDRNHIYNGNKEIESSLSGKIEDSETFEFLTNGISYVSLYGKDKYNVYYIEDRSLNSFANYHYIYKINGIAKDKVKVLDKWFIKDDKNIYFKDKILENVDYDTFEILPDGDVKDKNRIYKDLIKQEEEKYYKRRSIRNIEDLKF from the coding sequence ATGGTTAAAAAAATTGCTAAGATTACACTATTTTTAATTTTATTAAATGTGGGATTTGCTTTTCCTAATAATACTTATAGAAAAGAAAAAAATAAGGTTTATTTTAGCAGTGATAGTGAAATAAAAGAGGCAGATTACAATACTTTTGTTGAATTAGGGAATTATTATGCGAAAGATAAAAATTTTGGATATTGGCGTGGAGAAAAAATTGAAGGATCTGATGGAAAAAGTTTTGATATTTTGTCAAAAGAAATGTTAAATTCATATGATGAATACGCAAAAGACAAAAATTATGTTTATTATGAAAATAAAGTTTTAGAAAGAGCAAATCCTAAAACTATTGAATGGATAAGAGATTATTTTTTGAAAGATGATAAAGGTATTTTTTGGGGAACTAAAAAAATAGAAAATATAAAAGTTAAAAATTTTAAAAAATTAGGATTTTATTATTGGAAAAATAATAATGAAATTTATTACAAAGACAAAAAAATTGAAAATGTTGATAATCAAAGTTTTCAGATTTTAAATAAAAATTATGCAAAAGACAAAAATAATATTTATTACAAGGAAAATATAATAAAAGATGTTGATATAAAAACATTTGAAAATTTTTTTGATGTTAAAAAAAGAAATTATATTGATGAAAAAGTGCAATATTATAGGGATAAAAACAATATTTATTATGAGGGTAAAAAATTAGATGTAGATAGAAAAACTTTTGAAGTCTTGAATGAAAGGTATTCTAAGGATAAAAATTATTTATATTATAACAATGAAATTGTAAAAGGGTTAGATATTAAAACATTTAAAATCGTGTCACAGGATTCAGAGAAAATAAATTTTTTTAAAGATAAAAATCATTTATATAATGAATATGCTGAGATTATGGAAAATATAGATGCCAAAACGTTTGAAATATTAAAAGATGAAAAATATAAAGATAAAAATGGAATTTATAGATATGTTTCTAATAGATTTTATATAGATTTTGAGTCAATGGATTCAAAAAGTTATGAAAAATTAGGTGGAGCATATGTAAAGTATAAAAATAATATTTATTGGTCTAATGATAGGATAAAAAATGCTGATGTTAATAGTTTTAAGATTTTAGATGATAATATGTCATATGCAAAAGATAGAAATCATATTTATAATGGAAACAAAGAAATAGAATCTTCATTATCAGGAAAAATTGAGGATTCTGAAACATTTGAGTTTTTGACAAATGGAATATCATATGTTTCATTATATGGAAAAGATAAATACAATGTGTATTATATAGAAGATAGGTCACTAAATAGTTTTGCTAACTATCATTATATTTATAAAATAAACGGAATTGCTAAGGATAAAGTAAAGGTTTTGGATAAATGGTTTATAAAAGATGATAAGAATATCTATTTTAAAGATAAAATTTTAGAAAATGTGGATTATGATACATTTGAAATATTGCCTGATGGAGATGTAAAAGATAAAAATCGAATTTATAAAGATTTGATTAAACAAGAAGAAGAAAAATATTATAAAAGAAGAAGTATTAGAAATATAGAAGATTTAAAGTTTTAA
- a CDS encoding Fic family protein produces MEKESNYNPPFKITNEIIELVAQINELTGMIIVSEKLSSNPVLRRENRIKTIYSSLAIEQNTLTFEQVTDVINGKRILAPPKDIKEVKNAYEIYEKLNLLNPYSIKDLLKAHKVLTADLINESGRFCTKGAGVYQGNQLIHAGTPSQYIPELIEQLFSWLKKSKVHPLIKACVFHYEFEFIHPFQDGNGRLGRLWHTLILSKWKEFFAWLPIETLIQKKQQKYYEAINLSNNIGESTPFITFILEIIKKTLEELQKNDSKMTDILTDKMTDKELQRLKILEEYFEKNNYIENSEAQKILNISDSTARRFLNKLVKSGILEAVGEKKGRKYRKINKN; encoded by the coding sequence ATGGAAAAAGAAAGCAATTACAATCCGCCATTCAAAATTACAAATGAGATAATTGAACTTGTGGCTCAAATTAACGAATTAACAGGAATGATTATAGTTTCAGAAAAATTATCTTCAAATCCAGTTTTGAGAAGGGAAAATAGAATAAAAACAATTTATTCATCACTTGCGATAGAGCAAAATACACTAACATTTGAGCAAGTGACAGATGTGATTAATGGGAAAAGAATTTTAGCACCGCCAAAGGACATAAAAGAAGTTAAGAATGCTTATGAAATTTATGAAAAATTAAATTTATTAAATCCATATTCGATTAAAGATTTATTGAAAGCACATAAAGTTCTGACTGCTGATTTAATAAATGAAAGTGGCAGATTTTGTACAAAAGGAGCAGGAGTTTATCAAGGGAATCAATTGATTCACGCAGGGACGCCATCTCAATATATTCCTGAATTAATCGAACAGCTTTTTTCTTGGTTGAAAAAAAGTAAAGTTCATCCACTAATAAAGGCTTGTGTGTTTCATTATGAATTTGAATTTATACATCCGTTTCAAGATGGAAATGGAAGGTTAGGACGGCTTTGGCATACATTAATCCTATCAAAATGGAAAGAGTTTTTTGCTTGGCTTCCAATTGAAACTTTGATTCAGAAAAAACAGCAGAAATATTATGAAGCTATAAATTTATCGAATAATATCGGGGAATCCACGCCATTTATTACATTTATTCTCGAAATCATAAAAAAAACTCTGGAAGAATTGCAAAAAAATGACTCAAAAATGACTGATATTTTGACTGATAAAATGACTGATAAAGAGTTACAAAGGTTGAAAATATTGGAAGAATATTTTGAGAAAAATAATTATATTGAGAATAGTGAGGCTCAAAAAATTTTAAATATTTCAGATTCAACAGCGAGAAGATTTTTGAATAAACTTGTGAAGAGTGGGATTTTGGAAGCGGTTGGAGAGAAGAAAGGGAGAAAGTATAGAAAAATAAATAAAAATTAA